The genomic window CGGGACATCGTCAGCAATCCCGTCCCCGTGGCGATCGACGTAGCCCGCGCCTGACCCTCCGTGCGATGTCCGCGCCGACCTTCCACCGGTGCGGACATCGCGCCCTGCCGTCCAGCGCACCATCGCGGCAGAGGTACCCCGTCCAACCTAACGCGAACGACCATGCCATCTCCTGTCATTCCCAGGGTTGCGCCGAGAGGAAGTCGGATGACCACCGCATCAGTCCGCCGGGCCCCCGCGCCGTGGCCGGAGCCGAGCGCCCCACGCGACGGAATCCTCCGGCATGACGAGTCGCTTCGACTATGGCGGCGGTGATGATGACCATCACGGAGATCGCGGGCTTCGTCGGCGCCGGGCTGGCCGCGGTGGCCTACGTGCCGCAGATTTCGCGTCTCAGAAGGACCCGCTGCTCAGCTGGCATCAGCCAGCTGGCCTTCGGGATATGGCTGCTGGCGTCCCTCCTGACCACGGCACGCGCCGTCACGATTCACGCTGGCGTGTTCATCATGCTCGGCGTGA from Gemmatimonadales bacterium includes these protein-coding regions:
- a CDS encoding PQ-loop repeat-containing protein, with protein sequence MMTITEIAGFVGAGLAAVAYVPQISRLRRTRCSAGISQLAFGIWLLASLLTTARAVTIHAGVFIMLGV